The Schistocerca gregaria isolate iqSchGreg1 chromosome 4, iqSchGreg1.2, whole genome shotgun sequence genome contains a region encoding:
- the LOC126267881 gene encoding uncharacterized protein LOC126267881: MTIDEMLVPFGGRCKFCIYMPQKPAKIGLKDMCLCTLKLNKLQISEEFKANTKCPLETALFVYNEGKTICSYVPLKACAVVLLSSMHHNHKISTQKREPEIIIDYNATKGVDELDQMCAQYSVSWRRRRWPMCVLYAILNIVAVNAAVLLQCTKQLKQTDGLKRRELLQRLGMDLVKPHIQC, translated from the exons ATGACAATCGATGAAATGTTAGTACCCTTTGGTGGTAGGTGCAAATTTTGCATATATATGCCTCAGAAGCCAGCCAAAATTGGCCTCAAAGATATGTGCCTTT GCACTCTAAAGCTAAATAAACTGCAGATCTCAGAAGAATTCAAAGCAAACACAAAATGCCCATTAGAAACTGCATTATTTGTGTATAATGAAGGAAAGACAATTTGTTCTTATGTTCCTCTGAAAGCTTGTGCTGTTGTGTTGCTTTCATCTATGCATCACAATCACAAAATTAGTACTCAAAAGAGAGAACCTGAAATAATCATTGATTACAATGCCACAAAAGGAGTGGACGAACTGGACCAAATGTGCGCCCAATATTCGGTATCATGGCGAAGACGCAGATGGCCAATGTGTGTACTTTACGCTATTTTAAACATAGTAGCTGTCAATGCTGCTGTTttacttcagtgcaccaaacaacttAAGCAAACTGATGGtttaaaaagaagagaattgctacagaggcttGGAATGGATTTAGTAAAACCCCATATACAATGCTGA